TAACGAAGAATCTCATACGCCTGGGACGTTTTGCATTAAGTTGACACAACAAAGTCCTCGTGGCTTCATATGTGAGTATTTTTTGTCGATAAACTTTTTCTCGATTAATATTCAGTCTGAAATGTGATTCGATCAATTTCAATGAACTTCttttattagagaaaaaataagtatatacaaaTGAGGGCATGTTTACTATCAAAGTTATCAGAGTCAGTAAACTTGtcgttaaaataaacaaaactgcatgttattaaatacttctaagtttttttttgcttctttttcctttttttataattaaatgaatttaattgccGCACTCAACGAAGTTTagtttatatatcaaattcaCTTTGTTttcttgattatatttattgaactATAATGTTTTACCTCTCTATGTTTACTCATTTATCATTCTTAAAGGGAACGGTAGATGGCGACAAGTGATACGAAGGTGTGCATCTGTCTCCAGTACCGGAGTTACAGGTGTCTGTAATTGGGGGGTTTACGAAAATGGAATCTATTGGCAAGAATGTTCTTGTTCCGAAGATTTTTGTAACGGAGCATCCTCATTTTCTTCACTTTCTACGATAATCTTTGTTACATCAAGCGTCCTTCTTTCGATCCTTTTTACAAGATAAATAGGAGTACGTGtctactgaaaaaaaaaaaaaaaaataatacacacAAGATTTCATTAGCAACGAATCCGtccattataattttatttaaaagtatagAGATATTTTAGACTAATAAGAGAATCATTAGGAATTTATTCCTGAACGGAACAAATTGTTTTGAAGAAaggattattaatatatatatatatatatatatcatttttatatctttatataaaggaatttagaaacaaaagatagatataaattagatGAAAAATCAACGTCTTCTTCGTTAGTTTGTACATAAGTTTTAAGTTTCATCAATgacaatttcatatattacatatatatgaaacattttgcaataatttttcttacaataaATAATCCCGACCATGTTGATGTCATTtaagtttaataatatttataaactaaGATGAAGATCGAGAAGTTTAAAGAGAATTGATTTAATCAAAGGATGATCGAGCTATAGATAAATGTCCCTGATAACTAGTATCAAGAGACAAAAGCACGTAATTAGTACAAAACGGATTAGTAGCTACGATCGGCATGAGATCGATCTATGAAAGTTCGATTAGCTGATCGCGCTAGTAAACTCGTAGTTACCTCAAAATATCAGCAATATCTTTGCGTCATCCGTTGTAGCTGttgcaattatttttcctAAGGTTACATCATGGACGTAATCGTGCGATAGAAAAAATTACTAAAATCGTAGTTTCCCAGCCAAAATCATATTACGTGGCCATTAAAAAGTAGCAATAAAGaagtataaatattgatcAATATCTTTTGAAATACTTGTCTCGTACGTGCCtgtaaataacataattgtcCCTATATCAACTCGTGtatgcgtacatacatacatacatacatacatatatttacagcaaagaaaataaatatacataactGCCTTACGAGAAAAAATCTTTGTTCATAGAATTTCTGTTTTCAATGCGATACATTTATATCAGATATTAAatcgtaattttattacataaaaaataaaaagagaaataaaaaaaaaataaaaagaaacatatttatatcaatcacCATATTTCTgtattcgtttattttgtaATGAATTCGTGCGTAATCGATAAGACTTAGTAGTTTCCTTAAGTAGTTGTATAGCGTTAGGATCAACCTGGATATAACATCTATCAGTATTTCAAGCGACAGGTGGCCATATGAATCCTACTTGATTCATAATCGCTCGACGAATTTTGGATCTTCTGAAACAAAACAACAATGTAAGAGAAAGGGTAGGAAAgaaggggagggagagagagagagagagagagagagagagagagagagaatacacgAGAGCACACACCCTCTTCGCCACAATATACATCACGTTATAACGCCGGAAATTCGGTGGTCGCGAGTTAATTACGTCACGTGAGACTATTAATGCCTTGGCAGATCTAACACCGCGTTACATACAATGGCACGGTTGTGTTTAGGTTCTCTTACCCATATATTAACGTCGCGACCCATGCCAACCCTCGTTACTTGAGACGTTATAATTAAGACCGTCCGCTTCGACCATCTCGGACGTAGCGATTTGCAACTTTGGAATTTGACTTTGTTCATACAAGCGCGCTCTATCGTATCTGTCTGTGACCCTGTATTACCGATTACTCTTGAGAATGAAATGTCATTTTGAATGAAACGATTAATGaaattcattataatcattacatTTAAACGAACAAGTGCGTAAGATATTTGTTAAGACATTTGTTGGAATATTCAAAGTATGCACGAAGATGAAGGTAAAGGATAGTCCATCCGGTGATTTCCATTGGTTGACCTTAGTGCACTTAATTTTAGGAATAAGAGTCTCTCCATCTGCATTTAGGTCGTTATTACATCAAGACGCGCTTAATTAGCTCCTGGCAAGGCGGAAAGTGTTGCGCGTTTGAACCTCCGCTGCTCGCAAgtccgtaataataatataacctCGTATCTTCATAATGCGGAAAACACTTTTCAACGTGGCTGGCGTAGAAGTGAAGCGGTATACGAAAAGGGATGTTGAAACGGGAATGGGGAGGGCTGGATTCTTCGTCGTTTAAATACTACACCGGGTGTACTGctcgtaaattatttctttaatctgTGAAAAGTAGAACATAGTTAGTAGTAAGAATCAAAGTGCTTActaacgaatataattttaagatataactttataacatttttttttttttttgtatagagatttattctataatttgtagatatattaaaagaattgtCCATCACGTTTGATCCCGGAATAGAATTTCCTCAGGTAagatagttattttttttggaATGTACCTAACGAACAAGTTCCAATAATCGAAGATCATTCTTTGAGGTTCTATAAGATctgtcgaaataaaaattgcgataatattgtttacttatttattccgtttaattatattatatccatctgaaattgtattataattggaatatgtatatactgtaTCGATACTTATACTGAAATTGTAtgataattgtattataatttgattttactttttactgaAAATTGTTTCgcttaaaaattttgttcgtagagagagagagagagagagagagagagagagagagaaaatgacaaaaaagtcgtatttattataacatttcgtatattatttttaatatcaaacgaTCAATCTGGTAAactttggaaaataaaaagattactaaacaaaagaaaaatgaaattgtggTTTACGATTCGTTAGCTATATTATTAACTAGACGAACGACCAATAGGATACATTCTGTTATTTTGTATCAGATTGATAATTTTGGACGCTATATTAGAATTCCCGTAAGTTTAGTACAAATCAGAGTATTTGAATGACGCAGAATTTACCGCGTAATTCCTATTCCTCCCTTCTTTTCgctcattcattttctttccttcttttactctctctcttcctttttctctcgatattcCATCGTTCCTTTCATTCGACCTAACCAAATAGTGTCGAAGGATTGTGTTTTTACGAAAGATTGTAGAGGTTAGAATTTACTCACGCGGTTTAATGTATTGCGCATCTTCTCAAAGAATTTTAAGGTGAATTCGGTCATTATtagaacgtaataaaaatgaatgtagCAGACGGACCCGGATTTACTCGTTATGAGATTTTGTTACTCGCTGCAAGACTTTCCTTTGTAACTGCAGTCGGATTTTTTACGATGAAATGGTTTGTCCATCAACTTGATCCCACAAATGCGGCCAAGAAAAAAGCTAAAAAAAAGGTAggctttctattttctattaatttacacgaagaaaatattttctatcttattatatttcaattttcgtATAAGGAGGTAAATCTAACCTATATCAtcaaatgaaagatatataataaaagatcttattactttcaattattatttagacTCGAGAACAATTGCGTAAACTTGCAAAATCAGATGGTGTTATATTATCCGTTGATATGGATCAATTAACAGATTATGAAATCATAATCGCTAGTCATTTAGTTGATCCTCAAGATATCAAAGTTTCATGGGAGAATATAGCTGGATTGGAGCATGTTATTCAAGAACTTAAAGAGACAGTTATATTGCCCatacagaaaaaagaactttttttaaattctcaaTTAACACAAGCTCCAAAGGTTTGTAAAAATAACGtgtcatattaaaaaaattgtaaattatattgtattaaccTCTCTGCCTTTCATTCAGGGTGTTTTGTTACATGGTCCACCAGGTTGTGGTAAAACTATGATTGCAAAAGCTACTGCCAAAGAAACTAGAACTCGTTTCATTAATTTAGATGTTAGCATTCTTACCGATAAATGGTACGGTGAGAGTCAAAAATTGACTGCCGCTGTATTTTCATTGGCTGTAAAACTTCAACCATGCATCATCTTTATAGATGAAATAGGTTAATTGAATGAACATCATAATCTTTTGTGATTGTTTGGTAATTTCTTACTTtactgtattatatatatttcattatcttcTAATTTATCAGATTCCTTTTTGAGAGCACGCAATTCACAAGATCATGAGGCAACTGCTATGATGAAAGCACAATTTATGTCAATGTGGGATGGTCTAATAACTGATCCATCTTGTACTGTGATTGTAATGGGAGCAACGAACAGACCCCAAGATTTAGATAGAGCTATTTTAAGGCGTATGCCTGCTACTTTTTATATAGGATTACCTGTAAtacacaaattatatattattgtctttcgatatttctctattttgtatttatgtcaatatatttcattgttatagAATGAAGAACAGAGAATACAAGTCCTGAAGTTAATTTTGCAGCATGAGCCAATTGCAGACAAtgtagatattaaaaagattgcTAAAATGACAGAAGGTTTTTCTGGCTCGGATTTGCAAGAACTTTGTAGAAATGCATCTGTATATCGTGTTAGAGATTATCTACGAACACATGCACAGTAAATATCAgtgtatataacaaaaaaaatgttttatttggACAACatattgagaaaaatattttacacatttttatctttaaatttatagGGATATAGGCGAGACAAGTGCAAGTACTAGTACAGACGACGAAGAATTCCACGATGCCGTACGTCCTATAACAATGGAAGACCTTCTCACGTCTTATAGGAAATTAAAAACATCTAAGATGCATACAGGCACTTTAAATTCTGTTAGGTTAGATTTAGATTAAATACAAGAGGATCGAGATTATCGGCATGTATTACACTaactaatttttattcaataagtTGGAGtatgtttaataaaacaaatatcttACAGTCGAAACAGTTTTATAACTGTGCTCGATCTTTTTATGAAGATAAATACTAGCAGAAGATTTCATGATGTatgcaaatataaaatcataattgtCCGGGTATGTTCATATTATCTTCTTCactaatctttttcttttttttccatttgtttatttaatggaattatagattcattaaaattatgattcattggacttctttgaaaattttgatataagtatattcaaaatattgaATCTTCCATGTGCTTGTGTGAAATCTTCCAACTATacttatcatcattattgttttcaGAGTATACACAATAATCGTGAAAAACTTATTcacatttgaatatttatttattaaaaatttataatatttatcattttttaggGAAGACACTTTTTGTGAACTTTGGATTACATAATTCATGAAATCAGACATCTTGTATAAATGAACACGTAAAACTATTCTGAGTcctattaatatataactaaataTGTAACTAAAAATAACGTTGTATGTATTCACATTGTATAGAATCAGTTTTGTTTTGAAGACAGTAATATATTACGTTATATAATCACAATAGGAATACATAAGTGAAACTTAAGAgaactacttttctttttaatttaaatgttattgcattattatcgatgaaagcagattaaattattctttctatgATCTATCATAacttattttataaagttatattGATGTTATCTGAGGCTGAAATGATATTTAGATAAAATGtacaatttgaaataatagtaCAACatgagaagaaacaaaataatatgtagaattatattttgcaCAAAGTTTATGCTTATATagttgaaaaggaaaagaattttatctgCGACATACTATCGAAATCAATTCatcatataaatgtatactcAATCATTAGAATACTTACGTAACATAATAGAAGGATTTATCTTgatttagatatattaatagtTAAGTTTCATTATctgatcaatgaaaatatttaacttcaaattttaatatactgTAGGAAATGAAGTTTCAAATATGGCATATATTCAAGTGTTTCGATGTCGAAAGGaatatgaaaaggaaaaaaaagaaaagaaaaaaaaaaaaaaaaagaaaaaaaaagaaaaaagaaaaaaaattttaaaatcgcCTTTAATTATCagtaaaaaaacattttgtttCTAAACTACTGCgaaatttaaaatgtattcgaataaagaaaaaagattttgtaCGTCGCGGTGTTTAATccataatgtaaaatataattcgtaaaatgaatttaaattgtaaatttaaaaatcatgcatgtatatatatatatatatatatatatatatatatatatatatatatatatatatatatataatataatataatttgatgTGTAATGGTGTGTACGTATTCGAAATTTGTAGCTCGTTGTTGATTGGTCGGTATTATCGCGTATCGATTATAACCAACCAATGAGCGTTCGAGAAGAGAGCGTGTAGCGCGCGTACGATATCAATAAGAATGAAGTTGATTGGTcggtgaaaagaaaatcgaacgcGCATGTGCGCCAAGTGAGACAGCGGAGCGCCTCCATCGTTCGGTGAGAATTTCCAGGAACGTAAGTCgctgagaaagaaagatagagagggatAGATATAGAGACCAAGAGCGAGCCAGGACAAAGCCTCTGCCCTCCCTTGTAATGCCGCGGTGTAAGCGGTCTATCGTCATCATCCATTCTCCTCCGTACGAGAAACGACTGTGGTGTATGCACGCGACATGAACGCGTCGTCGTGAATGGCGCCGGTGGTGAAAAGTTTGGCTGTGCAAGTTTTaccaataattatttcgtttaacaGTCGCCTATGGAAGCAGTATTTGAGATGGACGCTTACGAGGAGTAGCACCACTTCCGTTCGCTAATTAAGCGTGGCTTTTcgctcctttttcttttcctctgtttttttttcttttcttttgtttctttcctttgctttttttttttttcgtttccttcccctcttcttcttagCGGTTACCACATACACGAAGCatctcgataatatatatacgtatctcaCGCGCGTGGATTAGTAGCGGACGATTGCAAGGCTAAAAGAACGCGGaggaaagcaaaagaagagacagaaagagagagagagagagagagagaaagaacgaaaaaaaatgcgCCTCGAAGTAGAGAGAAGAGCGTGGAGAACGCTCGGATTCCAGTATGAGTGTCCGTAAAAGCGGACGACGAATATCGACGAGACTCGCTCGGTTATAAAGTGGACGGACAGCCGTGCGCTGCAACACACCTGCACGGTGTGCACGCTCCGATGCGTTGTTGGTGAGTGTGTGCGTCtactgtctttttctttctttctatctatatcatcattacatatatatatatgtatatatatatatatttgtgtatatacacatatatgtatatatatatatatatatctcccttCCCCGGCAAGCGCGTGTGTCGCGGTTGGCTGCTGCGTACGCGTGTCCCCTCTCATCGCGAATCCCGCTATATTCGGTGTATATATGAGCGTGTGAAGGAGAGCGTTTATGTACGTTGACACGAGTGCATTGGTGTCTCTCGCACCTTCTTAACGTCGTAGATGAACCGAGAAAACGTGTATATCCTTCTTGCGCCCTATCGTCCACGAGagatacatgtatgtatatatatgatgtgtgTAATATACGTGTGTTATTCGCGGTAGTAAACCATCGTCACTACCATcataccaccaccaccaccaccactaccaggCACTACCACATTAACGTCGCGTcgtgcatatgtgtatgtatatactgtgCGCAGCCGTCGTGCGCGAACCACACGCATGAATCCGCGCAAGtgttgtatatgtatgtacacgcGTGAaatgaatgtgtgtgtgtgtgtgtgtgtgccttCTCTTGGACGCGAGTAAGCGTCGTGTGTCGTACGTAGAGTACGACGAGCAAGTGTTCCGATTCTGACACGATGACACGACCGTGCTGGGAAAACGTGGGACGACAGTGAATACGTGCGGGCGCGAGTGCTTCTATAGACGCGTTCGATCGTGTTTTATCTTCTATACTTCGCCGTTGCTCCTACTCCTCGACGCAGGAGGACGAACTCATCGAAGACCATCAATTTCGAATTAGAGGTCTGCTGCATTTCATCGTCGCAGGACACGCCGTGATCTCGCGTAGGAGAACGGACGGAGTGTATGTgagtgtgtgcgtgtgtgtgtgatgtgtgtgagtgagagagagagagagaaagaaagaaaaaagagtgagagagtgaaaaagagagggagagaaagaaagagtgagagagagagagagagaagtggatATCGATGAACATGGTTCGAACGTTTCTGGCCGGTTTTTCAATGAGCACGAAAGATCGAGGATCTTTCGATACGAGAATCGTGTCTCTCTCGCGAGAAATTCGTTAAATTCTATGGTAGCAATATGTGAAAAGGCACCGCTTCATTGAGAAGACGAAATATCCCGAACGATGTGCCAGTGAAACTGGCATGAAAAATCGTATTCGTACGTCGGAGAAGCTCTCCGGCATTGCAAATGGTGCTTAACCTAACCTTTCGTTCTTCTATGCTCGTCGTCACGGTTTTTCTCGCTGCTGAGCGCGTTCTTTCGAGATCTTGCAGGGAACTGAaattggagaaagagagagtgagagagagagagtgtgtgtgtgtgtgagagagagagagagagagagagagagagagagtgagagagtgtcTAGGACACCGAGATCGGACTCCTCTTTTGCATTCGTAATTGTACgttaatctttcttctttatcgaagaacatcgatttttttttcatctcctcGATATATAAAGTCGATCGTGCGATTACAATTCTagcttcctctttttttttctcccccctctcttttctcacttcgtaatttttcttccttcatagTTACCAG
Above is a genomic segment from Vespa velutina chromosome 13, iVesVel2.1, whole genome shotgun sequence containing:
- the LOC124953673 gene encoding outer mitochondrial transmembrane helix translocase-like, which encodes MNVADGPGFTRYEILLLAARLSFVTAVGFFTMKWFVHQLDPTNAAKKKAKKKTREQLRKLAKSDGVILSVDMDQLTDYEIIIASHLVDPQDIKVSWENIAGLEHVIQELKETVILPIQKKELFLNSQLTQAPKGVLLHGPPGCGKTMIAKATAKETRTRFINLDVSILTDKWYGESQKLTAAVFSLAVKLQPCIIFIDEIDSFLRARNSQDHEATAMMKAQFMSMWDGLITDPSCTVIVMGATNRPQDLDRAILRRMPATFYIGLPNEEQRIQVLKLILQHEPIADNVDIKKIAKMTEGFSGSDLQELCRNASVYRVRDYLRTHAQDIGETSASTSTDDEEFHDAVRPITMEDLLTSYRKLKTSKMHTGTLNSVRLDLD
- the LOC124953676 gene encoding uncharacterized protein LOC124953676, which codes for MPIDKRIVRTIYTLLLFVTIGCEAIRCYQCSSNTDQEGEDLCGAYGKFDKEGNIPVECSNEESHTPGTFCIKLTQQSPRGFIWNGRWRQVIRRCASVSSTGVTGVCNWGVYENGIYWQECSCSEDFCNGASSFSSLSTIIFVTSSVLLSILFTR